A genomic region of Arachis stenosperma cultivar V10309 chromosome 9, arast.V10309.gnm1.PFL2, whole genome shotgun sequence contains the following coding sequences:
- the LOC130948823 gene encoding putative F-box protein PP2-B12, which translates to MMVMVMVGEGVGFQDLPEGCIANVVSLTTPRDACSLALVSSTFRSAAESDSVWDRFLPSDYNDIVSQSTSSSCRSKKQLYLSLCENPILVDDGKKSFQLDKAYGKKCYMLSPRMLFIVWGDTPRYWKWTPLPEARFSEVAELVSVCWLEIRGWINTHMLSPDTLYGAYLVFKPSSTGAYGFEYQSIEVSIAVAGGETHKRTVFLDPERGKRLRYQIVPRRVGIFNRTRMVAAAGPPQPPRDNLDDQYPKDRKDGWLEMELGQFFCEGGEDKEVEMGVYEIKGGDWKGGLLVQGIEVRPKQCVHANNTI; encoded by the exons atgatggtgatggtgatggtgggCGAAGGCGTGGGGTTTCAGGACCTACCGGAAGGCTGCATAGCGAACGTTGTGTCGTTGACGACTCCTCGGGACGCGTGCAGCCTTGCGCTGGTGTCGTCTACATTCCGATCCGCCGCTGAATCAGATTCCGTTTGGGATCGCTTCCTTCCCTCCGATTACAACGACATTGTTTCACAGTCCACCTCCTCCTCTTGCCGTTCCAAGAAGCAGCTCTATCTCTCTCTTTGCGAAAATCCGATTCTCGTTGATGATGGCAAAAAG AGCTTTCAACTGGATAAAGCTTATGGGAAGAAATGCTACATGCTATCTCCAAGGATGCTCTTTATAGTATGGGGAGACACTCCCAGGTATTGGAAGTGGACTCCTCTTCCGGAGGCAAG GTTTTCCGAGGTGGCCGAACTTGTGAGTGTGTGCTGGTTGGAAATCAGGGGTTGGATCAATACTCACATGCTATCGCCAGACACATTGTATGGGGCATACCTTGTGTTCAAGCCAAGCTCTACAGGGGCCTATGGTTTCGAGTACCAATCAATTGAGGTCTCCATTGCAGTTGCTGGAGGCGAAACCCACAAGAGAACCGTGTTCCTTGATCCGGAAAGGGGAAAGAGGCTAAGGTATCAGATCGTCCCTCGTCGGGTAGGGATATTCAACCGAACTCGCATGGTGGCTGCAGCCGGACCACCACAACCACCTAGAGATAACCTTGATGATCAGTATCCAAAGGATCGGAAAGATGGGTGGTTGGAAATGGAATTGGGACAGTTCTTCTGTGAAGGAGGAGAGGACAAGGAGGTGGAGATGGGAGTTTATGAGATCAAGGGTGGTGATTGGAAGGGTGGCCTTCTTGTTCAAGGAATTGAAGTTAGGCCTAAACAATGCGTCCATGCCAATAATACCATATAA
- the LOC130949758 gene encoding uncharacterized protein LOC130949758, which translates to MGFGQRWRNWVTECVSTSSMFVLINGSPSKPFKMERGLWQGDPLSPFLFVLVADVLHRMFGEAVRNGQILPLLVGRDHVELSHLQFADDTVLFCPLEEKTIKNYRRILRCFELMSGLTINFDKSSLIPINCDVQWVQCMSRVIGCKVASLSVKYLGIQLGTNPRLVKTWKPIIEKVEEKLSIWKAKVLNKSGKLVLIKSVLNSLPVYYLSLYKMPKAVAEKLIFLYRRFLWDKEDGRFGMAMVRWEVVQAPRKLGGLGVGDAMVRNTALLFKWWWCFSKEDCPL; encoded by the coding sequence ATGGGCTTTGGACAAAGATGGAGGAATTGGGTTACGGAGTGTGTAAGTACGAGTTCTATGTTTGTGTTGATAAACGGATCGCCTTCTAAGCCATTTAAGATGGAAAGAGGTTTGTGGCAGGGGGATCCATTGTCTCCATTTCTATTTGTACTTGTCGCTGACGTTCTACATAGGATGTTTGGGGAGGCGGTGAGAAATGGGCAAATTTTGCCGTTACTGGTGGGTAGAGATCATGTCGAGTTGTCACATCTTCAGTTTGCGGATGATACTGTTCTGTTCTGCCCCCTGGAGGAAAAAACCATAAAGAATTACAGGAGGATCCTGCGTTGTTTTGAGCTTATGTCGGGGCTAACTATTAACTTTGATAAGTCTAGCTTGATTCCTATTAATTGTGATGTTCAGTGGGTACAGTGTATGTCTAGAGTGATAGGCTGTAAGGTAGCCTCACTTTCGGTGAAATACTTGGGGATCCAGTTAGGAACAAACCCGAGGTTGGTGAAGACTTGGAAGCCCATTATAGAAAAAGTGGAGGAGAAGCTGAGCATTTGGAAGGCCAAGGTTCTCAACAAATCCGGTAAGTTGGTGCTTATTAAATCTGTTTTAAACAGCCTGCCAGTCTATTATTTGAGTTTGTATAAAATGCCAAAGGCTGTTGCAGAGAAACTGATTTTCCTATATAGAAGGTTTCTATGGGACAAGGAGGATGGTCGGTTTGGTATGGCAATGGTCAGGTGGGAGGTGGTGCAGGCTCCCAGAAAGCTAGGGGGATTAGGTGTCGGGGATGCCATGGTTCGTAACACAGCCCTCCTCTTTAAGTGGTGGTGGTGCTTTTCGAAGGAAGATTGCCCTTTATAG